A single window of Ammospiza caudacuta isolate bAmmCau1 chromosome Z, bAmmCau1.pri, whole genome shotgun sequence DNA harbors:
- the SUB1 gene encoding activated RNA polymerase II transcriptional coactivator p15: MPKSKELVSSSSSASDSDSEVDKKAKRKKQVTPEKTVKKQKTGESSKGAASSKQSSNRDENMFQIGKMRYVSVRDFKGKVLIDIREYWMDQEGEMKPGRKGISLNPEQWNQLKEQISDIDDAVRKL, encoded by the exons atGCCTAAATCAAAGGAACTTGTATCTTCAAGCTCATCTGCCAGTGATTCAGATAGTGAAGTTGACAAAAAG GCAAAGCGGAAAAAGCAAGTAACTCCAGAAAAGActgtaaagaaacaaaagacTGGTGAAAGTTCAAAAGGTGCAGCTTCTTCTAAGCAAAGCAGTAACAGAGATGAGAATATGTTTCAG ATTGGCAAAATGAGGTATGTCAGTGTTCGAGATTTTAAAGGGAAAGTCTTAATTGATATTAGAGAATACTGGATGGATCAAGAAGGTGAAATGAAGCCTGGCAGAAAAG GTATTTCTTTAAATCCTGAACAGTGGAACCAGCTGAAGGAACAGATTTCTGATATTGATGATGCAGTAAGAAAACTCTAA